A genomic window from Streptomyces brevispora includes:
- a CDS encoding nuclear transport factor 2 family protein — MARVRMTRNPLVAAAIVLTVAAAGAAGWGGVSRYQASHDDSAAYAQTRDDALAAGEQAVQNMNTLDHQELAKGLDSWEDSTTGDLHQQLVDGRDAFVKQIREAQTVSTAKVLSGAVTELDDRAGRAGVMVALRVTVTAPKGKPAVKESRMLGQLTRTSEGWKLSALGQAPVGNTAG, encoded by the coding sequence ATGGCACGGGTACGGATGACGAGGAATCCGCTGGTGGCGGCAGCGATCGTGCTGACGGTGGCGGCGGCCGGTGCGGCGGGCTGGGGCGGAGTGTCCCGGTACCAGGCATCGCACGACGACTCGGCGGCGTATGCGCAGACCCGCGACGACGCGCTCGCCGCGGGCGAGCAGGCCGTGCAGAACATGAACACGCTCGACCACCAGGAACTGGCCAAGGGACTGGACAGCTGGGAGGACTCCACCACCGGCGACCTGCACCAGCAACTCGTCGACGGACGCGATGCGTTCGTGAAGCAGATCCGGGAGGCGCAGACGGTCAGTACGGCCAAGGTGCTGTCCGGCGCGGTCACCGAGCTCGACGACCGGGCGGGCAGGGCCGGGGTCATGGTGGCGCTGCGGGTGACCGTGACCGCACCGAAGGGCAAGCCCGCGGTGAAGGAGAGCCGGATGCTCGGGCAGCTCACCCGCACCTCCGAGGGGTGGAAGCTCAGCGCCCTGGGCCAGGCGCCCGTCGGCAACACGGCCGGCTGA
- a CDS encoding MCE family protein — MRLTRIVGIGAGLVVVAVAATSGVMAMDDEGKTTVTAYFDQATGVYAGSDLRILGVKVGTVESVRPKGKEVEVRLRVDKGVKVPKDAHAVVVAPSLVADRYVQLAPAYNGGPVLADEAQLPASHNATPVEVDQLYASITELSTALGPDGANADGALAKLLDTGAKNLDGNGKAIGDSIEQFGKATKTLDKSSGNLFDTLSYLQTFTTMLKDNDGNVRAAEQQLNSVTGFLADDKSNLSAALKELGTALGQVKTFIKENRGVLKANVDALVPITQTLVDQRASLAESMDTLPLAADNVIKAYDPLNRTINGRTNLNELSMGGPLMDESAGLTGLSPVDTDRQKALPALPLPAVGTVYGTPEKTTTQKKGAKR, encoded by the coding sequence ATGAGACTCACGCGCATCGTCGGCATCGGCGCCGGGCTCGTCGTCGTGGCCGTCGCGGCCACCTCCGGTGTGATGGCCATGGACGACGAGGGGAAGACGACCGTCACCGCCTACTTCGACCAGGCCACCGGGGTGTACGCCGGATCGGACCTGCGGATACTCGGAGTGAAGGTCGGCACGGTCGAGTCGGTGCGGCCGAAGGGCAAGGAGGTCGAGGTCAGGCTCCGCGTCGACAAGGGCGTCAAGGTGCCCAAGGACGCGCATGCCGTCGTCGTCGCCCCCAGCCTGGTCGCCGACCGCTACGTCCAGCTCGCCCCCGCGTACAACGGGGGACCGGTGCTCGCGGACGAAGCCCAACTGCCCGCGTCGCACAACGCGACCCCGGTCGAGGTCGATCAGCTGTACGCCTCCATCACGGAGCTCTCCACCGCGCTCGGCCCCGACGGCGCCAACGCCGACGGCGCGCTGGCCAAGCTCCTGGACACCGGCGCGAAGAACCTCGACGGCAACGGAAAGGCGATCGGGGACTCCATCGAGCAGTTCGGCAAGGCGACGAAGACCCTCGACAAGAGCAGCGGGAACCTCTTCGACACCCTGTCCTACCTGCAGACCTTCACCACCATGCTGAAGGACAACGACGGCAACGTCCGCGCGGCCGAACAGCAGCTCAACTCGGTCACCGGATTCCTCGCCGACGACAAGTCGAACCTCAGCGCAGCCCTGAAGGAACTGGGCACCGCCCTCGGCCAGGTCAAGACCTTCATCAAGGAGAACCGCGGCGTCCTGAAGGCGAACGTGGACGCCCTGGTGCCGATCACCCAGACCCTGGTCGACCAGCGGGCCTCGCTCGCCGAGTCGATGGACACGCTGCCGCTCGCCGCGGACAACGTGATCAAGGCCTACGACCCGCTGAACCGCACCATCAACGGCCGCACCAACCTCAACGAACTCTCCATGGGCGGACCGCTCATGGACGAGTCCGCCGGCCTGACCGGACTCTCACCCGTGGACACCGACCGCCAGAAGGCGCTGCCCGCGCTGCCGCTGCCCGCCGTGGGCACCGTCTACGGCACCCCCGAGAAGACCACCACGCAGAAGAAGGGGGCGAAGCGATGA
- the ligD gene encoding non-homologous end-joining DNA ligase: MELDAGGRAVRLSSPDKVYFPEKGYTKRDVAEYFLAVGPGITRALRDRPTTLQRFVDGVEGEFFYQKRAPKNLPEWIPTARIAFPSGRLADEICPTEPAAVIWAANLGTLTFHPWPVRGGDTDHPDELRIDLDPQPGTDYADAVRAAHELRSVLDDHGLRGWPKTSGGRGIHVFVPIEAHWTFTEVRRATIAAGRELERRMPDRVTTAWWKEERGERIFVDYNQTARDRTIASAYSVRPRPHAPVSAPLRWEEIDDAEPRDFDIRTMPARYAEAGDVHADMDEHAFRLDQLLELADRDEKERGLGDMPYPPEYPKMPGEPKRVQPSRARHDEDGDV, translated from the coding sequence GTGGAGCTGGACGCGGGCGGACGGGCCGTCCGCCTGTCCAGCCCGGACAAGGTCTACTTCCCGGAGAAGGGCTACACCAAGAGGGACGTGGCCGAGTACTTCCTGGCCGTGGGCCCCGGCATCACCCGCGCCCTGCGCGACCGGCCCACCACCCTCCAGCGCTTCGTGGACGGGGTCGAGGGCGAGTTCTTCTACCAGAAGCGGGCCCCGAAGAACCTGCCCGAATGGATCCCCACGGCCCGGATCGCCTTCCCCAGCGGCCGCCTCGCCGACGAGATCTGCCCCACCGAGCCGGCCGCCGTCATCTGGGCCGCCAACCTCGGCACGCTCACCTTCCACCCGTGGCCCGTCCGGGGCGGTGACACCGACCATCCCGACGAGCTGCGCATCGACCTCGACCCCCAGCCCGGCACCGACTACGCCGACGCGGTACGGGCCGCCCACGAGCTGCGCTCCGTACTGGACGACCACGGCCTGCGCGGCTGGCCCAAGACCTCCGGCGGCCGCGGCATCCATGTCTTCGTCCCGATCGAGGCCCACTGGACGTTCACCGAGGTCCGGCGGGCGACCATCGCGGCGGGCCGCGAACTGGAACGCCGGATGCCGGACCGGGTGACCACCGCCTGGTGGAAGGAGGAACGCGGCGAGCGGATCTTCGTCGACTACAACCAGACCGCCCGGGACCGCACGATCGCCTCCGCCTACTCCGTACGCCCCCGCCCGCACGCCCCGGTCTCGGCACCCCTGCGCTGGGAGGAGATCGACGACGCCGAACCGCGCGACTTCGACATCCGGACCATGCCGGCGCGGTACGCGGAAGCGGGCGATGTGCACGCGGACATGGACGAGCACGCCTTCCGGCTCGACCAGCTGCTGGAGCTCGCCGACCGCGACGAGAAGGAGCGCGGGCTGGGCGACATGCCGTACCCGCCGGAGTACCCGAAGATGCCCGGCGAACCGAAACGGGTCCAGCCGAGCCGCGCCCGGCACGACGAGGACGGCGATGTATGA
- a CDS encoding lytic transglycosylase domain-containing protein, with the protein MRFNGTMRRGLGGTAAAVAAMAALTASQAPGLVAQQETREQHQETDEVTWSQAPNDDSYHTELPPLKSPEPPKPGVKQSPVVAASWAEAGIPATVLAAYRKAEGALGRSDPGCGLPWQLLAAIGKVESGHAAGGRVDAHGTTLSPILGPVLNGAGFANIPDTDGGAYDGDKTFDRAVGPMQFIPSTWAHWGRDGNGDGRSDPSNVYDAALAAGAYLCAGPRDLRVRADLDRAILSYNHSDTYLRTVLSWLEFYRKGTHPVTDGTGPVPDSPGAGSPNEPKHPVGGSGGGIEVGPQPGHTKAPTSPGSPDPGTEPSPGASGSPDPGGSTDPGSSPDPTDSGSATPDPGTSPDPTTSPDPEPSTTKPDPGCATDSPSPDPGDTAGATESPAPDPTTTPEPCTTPTVPPSAN; encoded by the coding sequence GTGAGGTTCAACGGCACCATGCGCCGCGGACTCGGCGGCACCGCAGCCGCCGTCGCCGCGATGGCAGCGCTCACCGCCTCCCAGGCACCGGGGCTCGTCGCGCAGCAGGAGACGCGTGAACAGCACCAGGAGACCGACGAGGTCACGTGGTCGCAGGCACCCAACGACGACTCGTACCACACCGAACTGCCGCCGCTGAAAAGCCCCGAGCCCCCGAAGCCGGGCGTCAAGCAGAGCCCGGTCGTCGCCGCGTCGTGGGCCGAGGCGGGGATCCCGGCCACCGTGCTCGCCGCCTACCGCAAGGCAGAGGGTGCACTGGGACGCAGCGACCCGGGCTGCGGGCTGCCGTGGCAGTTACTGGCGGCCATCGGCAAGGTCGAGTCCGGACACGCGGCCGGGGGCAGGGTCGACGCCCACGGCACGACGCTCTCCCCGATCCTCGGACCGGTGCTCAACGGCGCGGGATTCGCCAACATCCCGGACACCGACGGCGGGGCGTACGACGGGGACAAGACCTTCGACCGGGCGGTCGGCCCGATGCAGTTCATCCCCTCGACCTGGGCGCACTGGGGGAGGGACGGCAACGGCGACGGGCGCAGCGACCCGAGCAACGTCTACGACGCGGCCCTGGCCGCCGGTGCCTATCTCTGCGCCGGACCGCGCGATCTGAGGGTACGGGCCGACCTCGACCGGGCGATCCTGAGCTACAACCACTCGGACACCTATCTGCGCACCGTGCTGTCCTGGCTGGAGTTCTACCGCAAGGGCACCCACCCGGTCACCGACGGCACGGGGCCGGTGCCGGACAGCCCCGGCGCCGGAAGCCCGAACGAGCCCAAGCACCCCGTGGGCGGCTCCGGCGGCGGCATCGAGGTCGGCCCGCAGCCCGGCCACACCAAGGCCCCGACCTCACCGGGTTCCCCGGACCCCGGCACGGAACCCTCGCCCGGCGCCTCGGGTTCCCCGGACCCCGGCGGTTCCACCGACCCGGGCTCCTCGCCCGATCCGACCGACAGTGGATCCGCCACCCCCGATCCCGGCACCAGCCCCGACCCGACGACCAGCCCGGACCCCGAACCGAGCACCACGAAGCCCGATCCGGGCTGCGCGACGGACTCCCCGTCGCCGGACCCTGGCGACACCGCGGGGGCCACGGAGTCACCGGCACCCGATCCCACCACGACCCCAGAGCCCTGCACCACGCCCACCGTGCCGCCGTCCGCCAACTGA
- a CDS encoding ABC transporter permease, whose product MSDPAPDPAPPGSEPTPPHGAHGRPLSRRQKWVSYKDSPYFPATVLLLILAAAAGLFAGSYTYAMANPTPHQIPTAVVSLQETARGRAFVTAMDEALDTSLHVHRYDTGVQAREALEEQEVFAIVRLHGAGVSLDVAGASGAAVAQLLTESAVKVGDRLGVPVSVTDVKPLQKGDPRGLALFYISLAAVIVGFVGSIQLSVHARALTPLERIVFTIAYSMLGAFSIAAVVDWWLGAVDLPFLESWLILAFTMFTSGMVFTMFNTLMGRWAMLPTWGLMVLLGNPSSGGAVSWPLLPSLLGHIGRWLPPGASVNAQHTAVYYQGHQRIFPFLVLAAWSLVSCTVFWVWRHRHPGGRDHMPQHAAAAT is encoded by the coding sequence ATGAGCGACCCCGCCCCCGACCCGGCTCCGCCCGGATCCGAGCCCACCCCGCCGCACGGAGCGCACGGCCGGCCGCTGAGCCGACGCCAGAAGTGGGTGTCGTACAAGGATTCCCCCTACTTCCCGGCGACCGTCCTGCTCCTCATCCTCGCGGCCGCCGCCGGGCTCTTCGCCGGCTCGTACACGTACGCGATGGCCAACCCGACCCCGCACCAGATCCCGACCGCCGTGGTCAGCCTCCAGGAGACGGCCCGCGGCAGGGCGTTCGTCACCGCGATGGACGAGGCGCTCGACACCTCTCTGCACGTCCACCGGTACGACACCGGCGTCCAGGCGCGCGAGGCACTGGAGGAACAGGAGGTCTTCGCGATCGTGCGGCTCCACGGGGCGGGGGTGTCACTCGATGTGGCCGGCGCCTCCGGAGCCGCCGTCGCCCAGCTGCTCACCGAGTCCGCGGTGAAGGTGGGGGACAGGCTCGGCGTCCCCGTCTCCGTCACGGACGTCAAACCGCTCCAGAAGGGCGACCCGCGCGGACTCGCGCTCTTCTACATCTCGCTCGCCGCCGTCATCGTCGGCTTCGTAGGCTCCATCCAGCTGAGCGTGCACGCCCGCGCGCTGACCCCGCTGGAACGGATCGTGTTCACGATCGCCTACTCGATGCTCGGCGCGTTCTCCATCGCCGCGGTGGTGGACTGGTGGCTGGGCGCCGTCGATCTGCCGTTCCTCGAGTCCTGGCTGATCCTGGCGTTCACGATGTTCACCTCGGGCATGGTCTTCACCATGTTCAACACCCTGATGGGGCGCTGGGCCATGCTCCCGACCTGGGGACTGATGGTGCTCCTGGGGAACCCGTCCTCCGGCGGAGCCGTGTCCTGGCCGCTGCTGCCCTCGCTGCTGGGACACATCGGGCGCTGGCTGCCCCCGGGTGCCTCCGTCAACGCCCAGCACACCGCCGTCTACTACCAGGGGCATCAGCGGATCTTCCCGTTCCTGGTGCTCGCGGCGTGGTCGCTGGTCTCCTGCACCGTCTTCTGGGTATGGCGCCACCGGCACCCGGGAGGCCGCGACCACATGCCTCAGCATGCGGCCGCGGCCACCTGA
- a CDS encoding MCE family protein: MRIKPLRERNPVAIGIAGLLVLALLGLGAYRADSLPFIGGGTTYTADFTESAGLDDGDEVRIAGVKVGEVTGVSLDGAQVKVSFRVKDAWIGDSSTVGIAIKTLLGDKYLAVDPLGTGPQDPDRRITASRTTSPYDVTQAFNGLGETIGEIDTKQLAKSFETISATFKDSPPDVKSAADGLSALSRTVSQRDAQLATLLKGSKQLTKTLAHKKSSFETLLEDGNLLLGEIQARRDSIHLLLTGTRDLGTQLTGLVADNDKQLKPTLESLGRVTAVLVKNRKSLDKVLSLAGSYNRLVGNTIGNGRWLDNYVCGVVPRDYLPAGTPPATGCMPPKQQGGR; this comes from the coding sequence ATGAGAATCAAACCCCTGCGGGAACGCAACCCCGTCGCCATCGGCATCGCCGGACTCCTCGTCCTGGCCCTCCTCGGCCTCGGCGCCTACCGCGCCGACTCGCTGCCCTTCATCGGCGGCGGCACCACCTACACCGCCGACTTCACCGAGTCGGCCGGACTCGACGACGGCGACGAGGTAAGGATCGCCGGCGTCAAGGTCGGCGAGGTCACCGGAGTCTCGCTCGACGGCGCCCAGGTGAAGGTCAGCTTCCGGGTCAAGGACGCCTGGATCGGCGACTCCTCCACCGTGGGCATCGCCATCAAGACACTCCTGGGCGACAAGTACCTCGCCGTCGACCCGCTCGGCACCGGGCCCCAGGACCCGGACCGGCGCATCACCGCGAGCCGCACCACCTCCCCGTACGACGTCACCCAGGCGTTCAACGGACTCGGCGAGACCATCGGCGAGATCGACACCAAGCAGCTCGCCAAGAGCTTCGAGACGATCTCCGCCACCTTCAAGGACTCGCCGCCCGACGTGAAGAGCGCCGCCGACGGACTCTCCGCACTCTCCAGGACCGTCTCCCAACGGGACGCCCAACTGGCCACGCTCCTCAAGGGCAGCAAGCAGCTCACCAAGACCCTCGCCCACAAGAAGAGCAGCTTCGAGACCCTGCTGGAGGACGGCAACCTGCTCCTCGGCGAGATCCAGGCCCGCCGCGACTCCATCCATCTGCTGCTCACCGGCACCCGGGACCTCGGCACCCAGCTCACCGGCCTGGTCGCGGACAACGACAAGCAGCTGAAGCCCACCCTGGAATCGCTCGGCCGGGTCACCGCCGTCCTGGTGAAGAACCGCAAGAGCCTCGACAAGGTGCTGTCACTGGCCGGCTCCTACAACCGGCTCGTCGGCAACACGATCGGCAACGGCCGCTGGCTCGACAACTACGTCTGCGGGGTCGTCCCGAGGGACTACCTCCCCGCCGGCACGCCCCCGGCGACCGGATGCATGCCACCCAAGCAGCAAGGCGGCCGCTGA
- a CDS encoding ATP-dependent DNA ligase: protein MDLPVMPPVKPMLAKSVSRIPPGMQYEAKWDGFRAIVHRDGDEVVIGSRTGKPLTRYFPELVTAVRDNLPARCVIDGEIVIAYEGRLDFDRLSERIHPADSRVRLLAEQTPASLVAFDVLAVGDDSLLGTRQSERRAVLEAALSGASAPVHLAPASTDPAVAQEWFERYEGAGLDGVVAKPLDLPYRPDTRVMYKIKHERTADCVVAGYRHHKSGPVVGSLLLGLYDGAGVLQHVGVCAAFPMKRRAELVTELEPLLTDFPGHPWGAWEDAEAHERARLPGTPSRWSGKKDLSWVPVRPERVCEVAYDHMEGDRFRHTAQFRRWRPDRTPDSCTYAQLEEVVRYDLAEVLSAGS, encoded by the coding sequence ATGGATCTGCCGGTGATGCCGCCCGTGAAGCCGATGCTCGCCAAGTCCGTGTCCCGGATCCCGCCGGGCATGCAGTACGAGGCCAAGTGGGACGGCTTCCGGGCGATCGTGCACCGGGACGGCGACGAGGTGGTGATCGGCAGCCGTACCGGGAAGCCGCTCACCCGCTACTTCCCCGAGCTGGTCACCGCGGTCCGGGACAACCTCCCGGCGCGCTGTGTGATCGACGGCGAGATCGTGATCGCGTACGAGGGGCGGCTCGACTTCGACCGGCTCAGCGAGCGCATCCACCCCGCCGACTCCCGGGTGCGGCTGCTCGCCGAGCAGACCCCGGCCAGTCTGGTCGCCTTCGACGTCCTCGCGGTGGGCGACGACTCACTCCTGGGCACACGGCAGTCGGAACGGCGGGCGGTCCTGGAGGCCGCGCTGTCCGGCGCCTCGGCACCGGTTCACCTCGCTCCGGCGAGCACCGACCCGGCCGTCGCCCAGGAGTGGTTCGAGCGGTACGAGGGTGCCGGTCTCGACGGGGTCGTCGCGAAACCGCTCGATCTGCCCTACCGGCCGGACACCCGCGTGATGTACAAGATCAAGCATGAGCGGACCGCCGACTGCGTGGTGGCGGGCTACCGCCACCACAAGAGCGGCCCGGTCGTCGGCTCGCTGCTGCTCGGTCTGTACGACGGGGCGGGCGTCCTCCAGCACGTGGGGGTCTGCGCGGCGTTCCCGATGAAGCGCCGCGCGGAGCTCGTCACCGAACTGGAGCCGCTGCTCACGGACTTCCCCGGCCACCCCTGGGGCGCCTGGGAGGACGCCGAGGCGCACGAGCGCGCCCGGCTGCCCGGCACCCCGAGCCGGTGGTCCGGCAAGAAGGACCTGTCGTGGGTGCCGGTGCGTCCGGAGCGGGTCTGCGAGGTGGCGTACGACCACATGGAGGGTGACCGGTTCCGGCACACGGCCCAGTTCCGCCGGTGGCGGCCGGACCGCACCCCCGACAGCTGCACCTACGCGCAGCTGGAAGAGGTGGTGCGGTACGACCTGGCCGAGGTGCTGTCGGCGGGCAGCTGA
- a CDS encoding MCE family protein has product MSRVLRRPGARATGVAAVLAVGIGLALVVTTVDLPTFTGIDQVPLPGGADLGDHPYEITAEFGDVLSLAPQSSVKVNDVAVGRVTKIALASGSWNAKVTMRVNGKIRLPANAYAHLEQSSLLGEKYIQLSPPASGTAKGALADGDRIPLTRTNRNPEVEEVFGALSMLLNGGGINQLKTINAELNKALAGQEPQIRSMLSRVNTLVTDLDDHRGDITDALDSVNRLSATLATREQDVGTVLTKLSPGMKVLEKQRGALMTMLRSLDTLSTVAVDTVNKSKADTVADLKALAPTLKALADSGQDLPDSLQVLLTYPFTDEVLRGVKGDYLNVYLDVTAMPGTQIIPPLDPAGGTTPPVVQGSTAQKSGAALPLPLPSVTGPATKGSN; this is encoded by the coding sequence ATGAGCCGCGTCCTGCGCCGACCCGGCGCCCGCGCGACCGGCGTCGCCGCCGTGCTCGCGGTGGGCATCGGCCTGGCCCTGGTCGTCACCACGGTCGACCTGCCGACGTTCACCGGCATCGACCAGGTGCCGCTGCCCGGCGGCGCGGACCTCGGCGACCACCCGTACGAGATCACCGCCGAGTTCGGGGACGTGCTCAGCCTCGCCCCGCAGTCCTCGGTGAAGGTCAACGACGTGGCCGTCGGCCGCGTCACCAAGATCGCGCTGGCCTCGGGCAGTTGGAACGCCAAGGTCACCATGCGGGTCAACGGGAAGATCAGACTCCCCGCGAACGCGTACGCACACCTGGAACAGTCCAGCCTGCTCGGCGAGAAGTACATCCAGCTCTCGCCCCCCGCTTCCGGCACCGCCAAGGGCGCCCTCGCCGACGGGGACCGCATCCCGCTCACCCGCACCAACCGCAACCCGGAGGTCGAGGAGGTGTTCGGCGCACTGTCGATGCTCCTCAACGGCGGTGGCATCAACCAGCTCAAGACCATCAACGCCGAGCTCAACAAGGCACTGGCCGGACAGGAACCCCAGATCCGCTCCATGCTCAGCCGGGTCAACACCCTCGTCACCGACCTGGACGACCACAGGGGGGACATCACCGACGCCCTCGACAGCGTCAACCGGCTGTCCGCCACCCTCGCCACCCGTGAACAGGACGTCGGCACGGTCCTCACCAAGCTCAGCCCCGGTATGAAGGTCCTGGAGAAGCAGCGCGGCGCGCTCATGACCATGCTGCGCTCGCTCGACACGCTCTCCACCGTCGCCGTCGACACGGTGAACAAGAGCAAGGCCGACACGGTCGCCGACCTCAAGGCCCTCGCCCCCACCCTCAAGGCCCTCGCCGACTCCGGCCAGGACCTGCCCGACTCCCTCCAGGTGCTGCTGACCTACCCGTTCACCGACGAGGTGCTGCGCGGCGTGAAGGGCGACTACCTCAACGTCTACCTGGATGTGACGGCCATGCCCGGCACCCAGATCATCCCGCCGCTCGACCCGGCCGGCGGCACCACACCCCCGGTCGTCCAGGGCAGCACCGCCCAGAAGTCCGGCGCGGCACTGCCGCTGCCGCTTCCCTCGGTCACGGGGCCGGCCACGAAGGGGAGCAACTGA
- a CDS encoding MCE family protein, with amino-acid sequence MITLAIRLKNIAFLIIAVLVLGYLGVRYADLGHYIGMRSYYTVKVQLPQTGGLFTHSNVTYRGVSVGRVGPIELTDDGVEAELRIEKDSPPIPDALKAVVANLSSVGEQYIDLRPTRTEGPYLANGSVIDQADTTIPAPVTDVLTSVDDLAGSVDLESLRTVVDEFGTAFEGRGDDLQVLLDTGSDFVQAADDALPVNTRLMIDGETVLRTQAEQGDALKGFASGAKELAAELKGSDTDLRKLIAVAPDATGQISGLLRDLDPSFGVVVANLLTTSDVAVTRQRGLEELLVKVPAVVAAGSSAVDENGARFGMSVTFFEPLPCTSGYGGTTYRNGLDLTAGPKLNTKARCASSPGTGINVRGSANAPKGGALPPPAKPGSMLLGDERTTDRLPGALGVTPDAAPATDGMAGLLGLGQEGGS; translated from the coding sequence ATGATCACCCTGGCCATCCGGCTCAAGAACATCGCCTTCCTGATCATCGCGGTGCTCGTCCTCGGCTACCTCGGGGTGCGCTACGCCGACCTCGGCCACTACATCGGCATGCGCAGCTACTACACCGTCAAGGTCCAGCTCCCGCAGACGGGCGGCCTGTTCACCCACTCCAACGTCACGTACCGGGGCGTGTCCGTGGGCCGGGTCGGGCCGATCGAGCTCACCGACGACGGGGTGGAGGCCGAACTCCGCATCGAGAAGGACTCCCCGCCCATACCGGACGCCCTGAAGGCCGTCGTCGCCAACCTCTCGTCGGTCGGCGAGCAGTACATCGATCTGCGGCCGACCCGCACCGAGGGCCCGTACCTGGCTAACGGCTCCGTCATCGACCAGGCCGACACCACGATCCCCGCCCCCGTCACCGACGTACTCACCAGCGTCGACGACCTCGCCGGCTCCGTCGACCTGGAGTCCCTGCGCACGGTCGTCGACGAATTCGGCACCGCCTTCGAGGGACGCGGCGACGACCTCCAGGTACTGCTGGACACCGGCAGCGACTTCGTCCAGGCGGCCGACGACGCACTGCCCGTCAACACCCGGCTGATGATCGACGGCGAGACCGTGCTGCGCACCCAGGCGGAACAGGGCGACGCGCTCAAGGGCTTCGCCTCCGGCGCCAAGGAACTGGCAGCGGAACTCAAGGGCTCCGACACCGATCTGCGCAAACTGATCGCGGTCGCCCCCGACGCCACCGGCCAGATCAGCGGACTGCTGCGGGACCTCGACCCGAGCTTCGGTGTCGTCGTCGCCAACCTCCTCACCACCTCGGACGTCGCCGTCACCCGGCAGCGCGGACTGGAGGAACTGCTGGTGAAGGTCCCGGCCGTCGTGGCCGCGGGCTCCAGCGCCGTCGACGAGAACGGTGCCAGGTTCGGCATGTCCGTCACCTTCTTCGAGCCGCTGCCCTGCACCTCGGGCTACGGCGGCACGACGTACCGCAACGGGCTCGATCTCACGGCCGGCCCCAAGCTCAACACCAAGGCCCGCTGCGCCTCGTCGCCCGGGACGGGCATCAACGTCCGGGGCAGTGCGAACGCGCCGAAGGGCGGGGCCCTGCCCCCGCCGGCCAAACCCGGCTCGATGCTCCTCGGCGACGAGAGGACAACGGACCGGCTTCCCGGGGCGCTCGGTGTCACCCCCGACGCGGCCCCGGCAACCGACGGCATGGCCGGCCTGCTGGGTCTCGGCCAGGAAGGCGGCTCATGA